In Callithrix jacchus isolate 240 chromosome 18, calJac240_pri, whole genome shotgun sequence, one DNA window encodes the following:
- the S100A9 gene encoding protein S100-A9 gives MSQLESSIETIINTFHHYSVRLGHPDALNQKEFKDLVQKELQNFLKKEKRNEQDINHILEDLDTNADKQLTFEEFIMLMGRLTWASHEHMHKNDHGPGHCHGPGLGEGKGHGHCH, from the exons ATGTCTCAGCTGGAAAGCAGCATAGAAACCATCATCAACACCTTCCACCATTACTCTGTGAGGCTGGGGCACCCAGATGCCCTGAACCAGAAGGAATTCAAAGACCTGGTGCAAAAAGAGCTGCAAAACTTTCTCAAG aaggagaagaggaacGAACAGGACATAAACCACATCCTGGAGGACCTGGACACAAACGCAGACAAGCAGCTGACCTTCGAGGAGTTCATCATGCTCATGGGAAGACTAACCTGGGCCTCCCACGAGCATATGCACAAGAATGACCACGGCCCCGGCCACTGCCATGGGCCAGGCCTCGGGGAGGGAAAAGGCCATGGCCACTGCCACTAA